Genomic window (Paenibacillus sp. 37):
GTGTGTGGAGGATGCTGGATACAGATGAGCGACAGCAAATGCACTCGGCAGATGCTGGGACCTGGATCGGATGTTATGGGCTGACAGTAGGCTTTGTTGGCTTGAGCAGCAGTGCCGGCACAAGCCCACTTGAAGCGAAAGATGGTACGTTCACCTTTTAAAAAGTTGATATATCCCAAAAGCATCGGAAGGTCGTCGGATTCCCCGTGGGATGAAGAACGACTTTTTTTGTTTTATTACTATAATGAAAGGTTGCACTGCATAATCGCATTCTACGCAACCCTGCATATATTCAGCGTATTCACAGCCCATTAGATTGTATGGATGAGGGTTTGAGAAAACTAATAAATCTCCCTTGTTATCCAATTTGGTTTCGCAATTGTAACAATATGGGTTAATATATACGTAGTTCAGGCACTAGTAGGAGGTAATTCAGTGAGAAAAAATATAGCGATAATCATACTAATGGTTGGATTGATAATAAGCATGTACTTCAACTATCAATTCAAAGCGTACAAAGACAATCAAGAAGTGGATTACACGGTTAAACTGAATCATGGAACCGAAATTGGTATAAAAGAATCCATCTACAATTTAGATAATGTGACCAAAAGCTTAGAGGACAATTCTTCGAAGGAAACAGTCATACATGGATTAGGAAATGTGGCCGTATCTTTGAAAGTGGGTGAAGAATCATTCATCTTTTTGGATTCCGACTTCAGGGAAGATCAGTTATCGTCAACCAATTTAATCTATAATGTGTTTAGAGATATGTATACGCATATAAGAGTAGAAATCATAGACCAAATTTTATCAAATAAGATATCGCTAGAAAAAGAATCGAGAAATCAACTGATTAAGGATATAGGTGTGCTTAAACAAGATTTGGAGTATATTGATAGTCAATTTAACGGAGATATTCTCAAAGAACAAAGTCCTAAATGGATTGAGAACAAATGGAAAGAGTTAATTGGAGAGATTGTAAATCGAAATACAGATTCTAAGTTATATGAAAGAATTAAAATGAAATACAATCTATAAGTACTGATGAAAAGTATTAAAAAAACTTGGAGTATGCTAACCGTTAAGTGAAAGACTATAAGGAGGGATATAATGAAGCTTTTTCGTGGAAAAGAAGCTTTAATTCAAGATACTGATCTTATAAAACCTTCAATATATACGCCTCTTGGAACAATTAAACTTTCACTTGCTGTCACCAGCGAATTTTATCTTCCTACTCACTGTTCTCAGCTCAAACATGGCGGATCACTATACCAGTATTACTACGACTCGTTTGATTGCGAGTTAGTGCTCTGTAATCTGAACCATAATCTTTCTTCACCTCAGGAAGTAGAGGAATGCTGGGGAGCCGTATTTAGAATCAAACCCAATACACATCATCGAATAAGCACATTTAGCTTTTCTGCTTCGTGGAAAGAGGGATACAGCTGGGAAGATTACGGATCTGACACGGGAGAAAATCTTGAAGCTGTCGAATATGAGAATGAACAGTACCGCTTACACATAGGAACCCAAGATGCACCCCTGATAATGGGGAAAAGAAACCAAAGCGATATGATTCCTAAATCTCTAGATTTAGACTCTGATTCTGAGGAGTATAGTTTTGTCTTACATTCTGATCAAGGCATTGAAGTATCTATGACAGAGATTGATTCCCACCAGATATGCCAAGTACATTTTTTAATAGCGTGGAAGAGAAAAATAGAAGAGGATATTTCTACTTGGTTAGCTGTAGACCAACCCACCAAAGAAATCTTAAAGGAAGAAGATATTTGGTAAACTATAAACGAAAATAGTATATACAGAACAAGAGATACATCCTTGATCAAGTAGTGGGAGAAGTGTGGTACTTTACCTATATACATATAGGGTATTTTTGATATACGTCCAAGGTAAAAGGAGAGAATGTAAATGAACAACATAAATTCTCATAATTGCAACCTAAATATAAGTTATGACCTGCCTGATGAGGTGTGGGATAAAGTTTCTAAAGTATATGAGTGTATGCCAGGGTGGATGGGTTATAAAAGTGGAATTCCATATTGGTTCGGGTCTGAAGAGGATGATGTTTTTATTGAAGCATCCGTTGAGCCTAGTGGATTATCATTTTATGCACAGATGAATAACGATGATTGGATATCTTGGATAGAGACATTTAAGTTGGAAGCGTCAAAAGTGTTGGGTTTTGATGTTGGTGAACCTGAAGATGGATATGTGTGATAAATGTTATTTAATTGTGGATGTCCACGGTAAGGGAGGATGATGACATCGGTGTCTGGATGTATTGGTCCCAATTATCAATGGTAAGCTTATTCAGTGGAATGATAATTCAACCAAGCTGCGTAAATTCTATAGTGAAGCATTCAAGATGGAGGATCTAAACCAATAAAATGATCTAAAAAGGATAAAAAAAATGATAAACTCTATTAGCATTGATGAACGGAACGGGACCACATTTAATGAAGAGATCGTTATGAATCCTACATGGCTAGACAGTTTGCGTTTTTTGAAAAAACTCGACGGAGATAAATTTACATTAGTTTTTTTGGAGGTTTCAGACACAGATTCAGCATTAGTTGGAGGCGGACCGGAATATTTTGTTGTGTCTATTACACTGGATGAACATATATATACGCTTATGAACGACAAGCAGGGAAACGGTGAAATTTCTTTAGTGATTGGTGGTCAGTTAGGCAATTATTCCGATAATATTTGTATAGAATTAATGCCCGTGCTCGAAGTACTAAAGTATTTTTATGAAACTAGTAAACTACACGAATCACATCAATGGAAACAAGAATAATATGTGAAATTGTATTAAAAGAGTTGGAGTAGGTGAGTTCAGTAGTGGAGAGGAAATTCAAAAGTCATTTTTTTATATTGTTCTATTGTCCGTTCCATTTGTAGTATTAGAGAGTTTACTTTTATTAAAATATCCTAACACCGGATTAGGAAGAATTATAAGCTTGCCATTAACCTTTATAGTGAATGGCGTTATTATTCTGATTTCATCTAGTTTAGTTTATTATTTGCTTAAACACACCAGATTTAGAGTTGTTGGACGAGTTATTCTAGGATTAATGATATGTTTAACTCTTATCGTAACAATATGGTTATACCCGCAGGATTCATCCATACATATTTCAAAAATTATAATAGAAGATATTAAAAATTTCTGGATTAAATGAGGATTTCACTCATCCTAAGATAAGAGGTATCTAAGAATGAAGCCAGTCGTGAATCTTTGATTGTTAGGCGAGATCCATACATCAATTCTTAAAGAGGTGAAACTCCTGAAAGACAAAACTGAAGTAATGGCTTATTTTAGCTTGTTTGGAGATGAATTCGATCCGAATTATGTAACTTCAATACTTAAAATTGAACCTACGAATACGGCTTATAAAGACGATATTATTAACAAAAAGCATCGAATAAAAGAAACATCATGGACATTAGGTACGGAGTATGAAGAATCATTAAATGTAAATCACCAATTAACAAAAGTAGTCGATTTATTAAAAAATAAAGTGAAAGAAATCAATTCAATCCGGATTGAACATCGATTATTTACAAAATTTTTCATTGTAATAAGAATAGAAGAGGGCAAAACTCCTGCTCTTTATTTCGATTCAGATTTTATTGAATTCGTTAATATGATTCATGCTGAGATTGATGTGGATTTGTATACAAATTCATATAATGAAGAATTGGAACAAGAAATAGGTTCATCTTAAGGTTCATCATCGGATAACAGAGTGTTTATGTTGTGGGACAGGCTTCCTTTTTGCTGTAAATAGTGGTGTTTCCCTTAAAGGAGGATCTTAAATAATTGAGAAAACGACATTCTATTGATAAAGCGGAGTGGTCTGAAACTAGAGAGAACCACTATCACAAAGACTGCAAGGATATGGCATTTGAATTTGGCGATAGACTCATCGAAGTGGATGGCACGGTTTATTTGAAACGAAAAGAAGTCGAGATTAAGGTGATTAAACCTCTTAAACGAAAAACATTTTGGTATGAAACATGGCTGAAGATCAAAGAAATCTGCAATGCATAGTCTAATATGAAATTCAACATGATCACTTAAGAGCCAGTGAAGGTTGATTAATCATTTTGTGAGTAATATCTGGAGGTAATATATTTCAATGACGATAATTTGTCTCGAAGGTGCCAGTTCTGTAGGTAAAAGTACGACTTGTCAGCAGTTCGCTACACAATATGATGCATTTATTGTTCCAGAAACAGGGATTCTTTTTGAAACTCCTCAGCTTGAAGGTAAGGAACTTATGATGTGGTTACTGGAGAGACAAATCGAAAGATGGCATATAGCATATGAGAAGAATCAACAACATGAGTATGTAATTTTGGATGGCGATGTATTTAAGATCTGGTACAGCTGGATATATGGTTATGAGCACCTATCTTTAGATGGAACAGCAAACTTCTTTAGAAAGAAATTATTGGAGAATGAAATATCATTACCGGATGCTTATGTACTATTCTGGGCGGAAGAAGATGAACTGCGCAAGCGAAAGGAAATGGATCAGACAAGATCCAGAAGAAATTTTGATAAACACCTACGCATGATTGAACCTCAAATGAGATACTTTCATTATCTTAATGAACTCGTACCAGGATATGTGGGAATTCATAAAGCAGAGTCTATAGCAGATAATGTACATCATATTGTAAAGCATAGCGAGACATTACCGGACATAAAAAAACGAGAGATCGAGATCTTTGATAGAGTCATTGATTTCTACAAGAGTACTACTCCTTAAACTCAGTGTAGCTTTTGATATCAGTTTCTAAAACTACTGTAGCTGTGCCTTGGATAACTGACCAAATACTGTGATCAATGAAAAAGGAATATGTGAGGTGAGTAATGGGCGTAAGAAAAAAATATAAACGTAAAATCGTTCGCTCCAATCGATTATTTTATTGGTATGTTGAACCGGATATTGACGATGAAGGGATAATCAAATTACATATCGTTTCTGAGGATAAGAAGTTAATCGTCACTTATGAAGTGGGACAACACAGTATTAAGAACAAGCCCCCATTTATAGTCATCATCGGAGAAGAATTTGAAGGCTGGACAACAGAATATATAGGATACAGAAGAGTACTAACACCGAAATGGAGCGATGAGATCATCACGCCAAAGTAGATAGGAGAAATTATTGATTGGTGCCTCTTGAAAAACAAAGAAATAAACATCGTGAATTGGAAAGGTGAACTTCTGCGACCTATCTCTTGAATGGAGTGTAATTGCATTTGAGAATAATTTAGATTCATGTGGGCTCATTTGAAAACGCATACGTGAGAACAAGAATATGTAATTAACATTTTAATATAGAAGGAGAGAAGCTAATGCAGATGATTCGTGGACATCACACGGTTAACAAAGTAATCGCTTGTGTTCTGTCATTCATATTTATCATTATGGCAATAGCAGCACCTACCCACGCTGATGAGAAACAGGTTGAGACTACACCATCACGGATTCCTTTATCCATGTTAGAGGAGACGATTGATGCTTATGTTGCCTCGTATGAGAAGTATACCGCTGCCGTTTCGGTTGTGGCTATCAAAGACGGTGAAACTATTGTGAATAAGGCATATGGTTACGCAGATATTGAGAATCAGCGAAAGGCGGATAACTCTACTGTGTTTGAATGGGCTTCCATCTCTAAACTGTTGGTCTATACGAGTGTGATGCAGCTTGTCGAACAAGGAAAGCTTGATTTGGAGACGGATATCAGAGAATATCTGCCAGAGGGATTTTTCAAAAAGCTGAAATACGATGATCCAATTACCCTATTGAACTTGATGCATCACAATGCGGGTTGGGAAGATCAAACAGCGGCCGAGGTGTTTTATTACTCGGAGGATGAAACGTTAGAATTAGGAGAAACACTGCGTAGAAATGAGCCGAAACAGATCTATAAACCGAATAGCATCGTGGGTTATTCGAACTACGGCGTTGGTCTAGCTGGTTACATCGTGGAAGAGATAAGTGGACAACCTTTTTATGAATATGTTAATCAACATATCTTTGAACCTCTTCATATGAACGACACTACGGTTCATCCAACGGGGCGAGATCGTCCAGACCTAGTTCAGAGAAGGAATGAGATTGAAGGGTATACAAAAGATTTGAAACTGATCCCTGAGAACAGAGTATACGTAACGTTTTATCCTACAGGGGCAGCCATAGGGACAGCAGAAGATTTAGGCAAATTTCTTGCAGCGCTGATGCCAGTAGATGATAACAATGTATTATTTAAGAACAGGGATACGTTGAACGAAATGTTGTCGACAAGTCTCTATTATGACGGGACCTCTATTCCGCGATTTGCGCATGGGTTCGTTGAGATGGAATACTGGGTGCCTACACTGATGCACGAGGGAAATTTGAAAGGATTCTCCAGTAAACTTGTTTTTGATCCGGAATCTAAATTCGGGATGGTAGTTATGACAAATCAGTCTTTTGAAGAGATTTATTATTATGGGCTTATTAAAGAGATTTTCGGTGATAATGTCAATTCTAATAGAGTTACTTCAGAGGGGGGAGGATATTTTCAATCTGCACGACGGCCTGCCGCTAGATTTACCGATTTATTCAGACAGCTTGATATAACGAAATTTTCAAAAGCTGAGTTAAGTAGTCTTTATAATGTGGTCGAGCATAATGGCGTGGTTGAGAAAATTTCCTTCACTCCTTACATGGATTACTTGCCTGTATCGAAATGGAAGGTGAACTTGATTGTAATATCTTTTATTCCTGTCATACTAGCTATCCTTTTCAGTGTGACTGCTTTGCTCGTCTATTTTATCCGGATGCTACTACTTTACAAACGAAATAAACGAGGAAATCCTCGGATAGATTTTAATAAATATCATCTTGCAATTAATGTTGCAGGTGCGCTACTTCCTCTTAACCTTTTAATCATACACACGAGACTTCCAAATTATCCTGCTCATTCTTCGATACGGATCAATTTAATGTTTAACCTACTTTATGTGATTCTAGCAGTGGCGTATCTTGGCTTGCTTATTTACAAACTACAGAAGAACAGTTACAGCAAAAAGCAAAAGGTGATGTACATCATGTCTGGTATCTCGACGTTCATCTTGGCTGCTTTTGTTGTGGGATGGAAATTGTATGTTTAGAGAGGTAAACGCTGAATGTAGATATTTCAAACATTACAAAGGCTTGCGGATGACTCCTATATATAAGTGATATTAAGTGAGGTCAATTACAAAGACATAAAGACAGCAGTTCCTTATCGGGACCTGCTGTCTTTAAATTAGTTGGACAAGTATATAAACAAAGTCAAAGGTAACAACAAAAATGATCAGGGCTCTAGTTTAGATCCTTTACTGGCTTATTGCTACAGGTATTTGACAGAGGTAATAAATGAACGGTAAAATCCAGATATTCCCTGAATTCAGAAACTAAATATTTCTTTAGTAGGTGTGAGGTATTCTATGACGAGAATTATGGTTACGCCAGAGCAACTTTTCGCAATTAGTAAACAGTTCTCTACAGCTTATACTACCCTTCAACACATGAATGAAAGTCTTCTACGAAGCATGACTGATATAGAAGCGAACTGGGATGGGAGTACTAGAGAAAGGTTCTACTATGATTTCAAGAAGTCACAGCTTGTTATGACTGAAGTTGTCACACTTATGAGTTCAATATCAACTGTGTTACATAACCATGGAGAACGATTTCTCCAAGCTGATCACGAGTCGGAAGGGCAAGTAGACATGAACTGTTTACCACCACCCCCACCGAATGCTTGTGGCCCACAGGAAGGTGTAGACGATCGGAATGCAATTGAGAAGTCTGTAGATAGTTTAAAAGAGCTAGGACAAGCATTTATACAATCGGCAGATGACCGATATCAGAAGAGATATGATAGTGTAGGCGGATTTCTGGATTACTGGACATTTGGTATTCCAAGTGGACTCGTAAACGGGTATGTTGATCGAGCTGACAAAGCTTTAGAGTCGCCTCAAGACACACTGAACTGGTTGACATTTGGAGTCCATGGAACGATTAGGGAAGCCGTTTTGCCTACAAATGCTTGGTCAAGTGAACATTGGGCAAGTATGCTTGGTACAGGTGGTATGGTATTAGGGGTAAGCTCTGTTTTCAAACCAAAGCTGCATATCGATACCCCTGTCAAATATGAGGGCGCAGTGGATTTTAGACAGATTTTAAGTGACGGA
Coding sequences:
- a CDS encoding AAA family ATPase; this encodes MTIICLEGASSVGKSTTCQQFATQYDAFIVPETGILFETPQLEGKELMMWLLERQIERWHIAYEKNQQHEYVILDGDVFKIWYSWIYGYEHLSLDGTANFFRKKLLENEISLPDAYVLFWAEEDELRKRKEMDQTRSRRNFDKHLRMIEPQMRYFHYLNELVPGYVGIHKAESIADNVHHIVKHSETLPDIKKREIEIFDRVIDFYKSTTP
- a CDS encoding serine hydrolase domain-containing protein is translated as MQMIRGHHTVNKVIACVLSFIFIIMAIAAPTHADEKQVETTPSRIPLSMLEETIDAYVASYEKYTAAVSVVAIKDGETIVNKAYGYADIENQRKADNSTVFEWASISKLLVYTSVMQLVEQGKLDLETDIREYLPEGFFKKLKYDDPITLLNLMHHNAGWEDQTAAEVFYYSEDETLELGETLRRNEPKQIYKPNSIVGYSNYGVGLAGYIVEEISGQPFYEYVNQHIFEPLHMNDTTVHPTGRDRPDLVQRRNEIEGYTKDLKLIPENRVYVTFYPTGAAIGTAEDLGKFLAALMPVDDNNVLFKNRDTLNEMLSTSLYYDGTSIPRFAHGFVEMEYWVPTLMHEGNLKGFSSKLVFDPESKFGMVVMTNQSFEEIYYYGLIKEIFGDNVNSNRVTSEGGGYFQSARRPAARFTDLFRQLDITKFSKAELSSLYNVVEHNGVVEKISFTPYMDYLPVSKWKVNLIVISFIPVILAILFSVTALLVYFIRMLLLYKRNKRGNPRIDFNKYHLAINVAGALLPLNLLIIHTRLPNYPAHSSIRINLMFNLLYVILAVAYLGLLIYKLQKNSYSKKQKVMYIMSGISTFILAAFVVGWKLYV
- a CDS encoding oxidoreductase, producing MRKNIAIIILMVGLIISMYFNYQFKAYKDNQEVDYTVKLNHGTEIGIKESIYNLDNVTKSLEDNSSKETVIHGLGNVAVSLKVGEESFIFLDSDFREDQLSSTNLIYNVFRDMYTHIRVEIIDQILSNKISLEKESRNQLIKDIGVLKQDLEYIDSQFNGDILKEQSPKWIENKWKELIGEIVNRNTDSKLYERIKMKYNL
- a CDS encoding WXG100 family type VII secretion target, whose amino-acid sequence is MVTPEQLFAISKQFSTAYTTLQHMNESLLRSMTDIEANWDGSTRERFYYDFKKSQLVMTEVVTLMSSISTVLHNHGERFLQADHESEGQVDMNCLPPPPPNACGPQEGVDDRNAIEKSVDSLKELGQAFIQSADDRYQKRYDSVGGFLDYWTFGIPSGLVNGYVDRADKALESPQDTLNWLTFGVHGTIREAVLPTNAWSSEHWASMLGTGGMVLGVSSVFKPKLHIDTPVKYEGAVDFRQILSDGQRNELPLTDNQKIEIKSYLNKLDFPEENILIAQPGYYDTWNTGMMYNRLVINTDVLPAAAPGVGTLSANTRISMNATLAHEIVGHYEASIAGRSFPLYDLPPEVIKRNYALDEAQASIRAARFAPELNSTERYALLRDAMVRLRNADLRVRDVKGELFIDQR
- a CDS encoding DUF4279 domain-containing protein, with amino-acid sequence MLGEIHTSILKEVKLLKDKTEVMAYFSLFGDEFDPNYVTSILKIEPTNTAYKDDIINKKHRIKETSWTLGTEYEESLNVNHQLTKVVDLLKNKVKEINSIRIEHRLFTKFFIVIRIEEGKTPALYFDSDFIEFVNMIHAEIDVDLYTNSYNEELEQEIGSS